A genome region from Anolis carolinensis isolate JA03-04 chromosome 6, rAnoCar3.1.pri, whole genome shotgun sequence includes the following:
- the LOC134292507 gene encoding batroxicidin-like — translation MVRGWLSLLLFGTVSAILPRKSPPLGFKEVCALLVQQHNIESGPMFLFRLESAIPRRQWDPLSSKLQGFSLKIKETVCKGNPMKININNCAFKPNGVTKSCQGGYKYMGGVPKKVMGMIVCET, via the exons atGGTGCGAGGCTGGTTATCCCTCCTGCTCTTTGGGACGGTCTCAGCCATCCTCCCCCGGAAGAGCCCTCCCCTGGGCTTTAAAGAGGTCTGTGCCCTTCTAGTCCAGCAGCACAACATCGAGTCCGGCCCTATGTTCCTCTTCCGACTGGAGTCTGCAATCCCTCGGCGCCAATGG GATCCCCTCTCCTCAAAGCTCCAAGGTTTCTCCCTCAAGATCAAAGAGACGGTGTGCAAAGGGAATCCCATGAAGATCAACATCAACAACTGCGCCTTCAAACCCAACGGG GTGACCAAATCCTGCCAAGGAGGCTATAAATATATGGGTGGGGTCCCCAAGAAAGTCATGGGAATGATTGTGTGCGAAACCTAA